The Litchfieldia alkalitelluris genome has a window encoding:
- a CDS encoding 6-phosphofructokinase has protein sequence MKIGVVHFGSFTTGITEIIRTLINEKNDDIVSLYGIEWNRQSDGIEVRELHKVALDKAQYTSEAILNSFPEHKWTIQNSNKLQPLSEFDTVIVFGGKNHQIDLPYHNILFIPVSIFNDIEDSSYSLGYDSALNTIYNSIEKIRDTASSLLYGRLRVFPIQVPGNEFTPLIEDTALAVNSPFVKKVDEQAISNIKEAILEKNSRNETYMFIIMDYSIDHQSLEKSISKDLLIDWKVMSISESQCVGPYPTARDQVSMRKVSQTLLELIRNGIEPGQLNFQGNKLFFKKNNLIGGNVNVN, from the coding sequence ATGAAAATTGGTGTAGTTCATTTCGGTTCCTTTACAACTGGTATCACAGAAATTATTCGTACACTAATTAATGAGAAAAACGATGATATTGTTAGTTTATATGGAATTGAATGGAATCGACAATCTGATGGGATCGAAGTTAGGGAACTACATAAGGTAGCATTAGACAAAGCTCAATATACAAGTGAAGCAATTTTAAATAGCTTCCCCGAACATAAATGGACCATTCAAAATAGTAACAAATTACAACCCTTATCAGAGTTCGATACAGTTATTGTCTTTGGCGGAAAGAACCATCAAATCGATCTACCATATCATAACATTCTATTCATCCCAGTTTCTATCTTTAATGATATTGAAGATTCTTCATATTCATTGGGTTATGATTCTGCATTAAATACAATTTACAATTCGATAGAGAAAATAAGAGACACAGCCAGTTCTCTTTTGTACGGAAGACTACGTGTCTTTCCAATACAAGTACCTGGTAACGAGTTCACACCACTTATAGAGGATACAGCACTTGCTGTGAATTCTCCTTTTGTAAAAAAGGTCGATGAACAAGCAATATCCAACATAAAAGAAGCTATTCTAGAAAAAAATAGCCGTAATGAAACGTACATGTTTATCATTATGGATTATTCAATTGATCATCAAAGCTTAGAGAAGAGTATTTCGAAAGATTTATTGATTGACTGGAAGGTAATGAGCATTAGCGAATCTCAATGTGTAGGACCTTATCCTACCGCAAGAGACCAAGTTTCCATGCGAAAGGTAAGTCAAACGTTACTTGAATTAATTAGAAATGGGATTGAGCCTGGACAATTAAACTTTCAAGGTAACAAGTTATTCTTTAAAAAAAATAACCTAATCGGGGGTAATGTTAATGTCAATTAG
- a CDS encoding YesL family protein, whose product MENSGLMGGFYRLSVWISKFAYVNLLWVTFTLVGLVILGFYPATAAMFAVLRKWIMGDTDVPVFKTFWQSYKQEFVKSNLLGLILTVIGVILIFDLKFFQASENLILSSLFIPLLLVTFLFLLVLLYIFPVFVHFDIKLLQVLKNSFLIMVMNPLITIFMLVSLGALYYILIYVPGLIMFFSGSVAGYIIMFFAYRGILKAQERQEKANNKK is encoded by the coding sequence ATGGAAAACAGCGGCTTAATGGGTGGTTTTTATAGACTATCAGTATGGATATCAAAATTTGCTTATGTAAATTTACTTTGGGTTACATTTACATTAGTAGGGCTAGTTATTTTAGGGTTTTATCCAGCGACAGCTGCTATGTTTGCTGTTCTAAGAAAATGGATAATGGGGGATACAGATGTTCCTGTTTTCAAAACCTTTTGGCAATCCTACAAGCAAGAATTTGTCAAAAGTAACTTATTAGGACTTATATTAACTGTCATTGGTGTTATCCTTATTTTTGATTTAAAATTTTTTCAAGCATCTGAAAATTTAATTCTTAGTTCACTATTTATTCCATTATTACTTGTTACATTTTTATTTTTATTGGTACTTCTTTATATTTTCCCTGTATTCGTTCATTTTGATATTAAATTATTACAGGTACTAAAGAATTCCTTTTTAATAATGGTTATGAACCCTCTAATTACGATTTTCATGCTTGTTAGCTTAGGTGCATTGTATTATATACTTATCTATGTACCAGGTTTAATTATGTTCTTTAGTGGTAGTGTTGCCGGTTATATCATTATGTTTTTTGCATATCGTGGGATTCTTAAAGCTCAAGAGAGACAAGAAAAGGCTAATAATAAAAAGTAA